The genomic window GCGCTCAGCCTGCAAACCACCGAAACGCCGACGCTTAAAACGCACTTCCTGCTGACCAGCGAAGTCGAAAAGCCCGAGGATTTGGAACACGCCAACTTCTATTTGGAAGACAGTCTGGAAGCCGCCGAGTCGCTGGATCTGTTGCTCGGCACCCAAGGCTGGCGACGATTTGTCTACAACGATGCGGTTCCGGATACAGAAACTCTGGAGGCAACTTTGCAGCGGTTGTTGGCGCTTGATGGCAGCGAACCGGCAATCACGCAGCGTCGTTCCAACCATACCGTTATCCAAGAACAATGGGACGTTTATCGGACATCATTGGATCGGGCATGGACGGAGTTGCTGACCGAGTTGCGTTGGCTGCTGTTGCCGCTGTTTTTAATCTGGACGCTGTTGGCGTGGGTGCGTTCGCGTTCGCGTTCGGTCGGCGCGTCGGCGGCGTGTCTATTGTTAGCGCTTTCCACGTCGGCATGGCTCGTCGGCTGCGGTGTGCAACAGCCGGCCACCGATGCCGTGATGCAAGATGTCGCCGAAGCACCGACCGCTGGGCGTGCGGAATCGAGCACCGAAGCGACACCGCCGCTGGAGATGGAACCTAGTGCAGCGATGGAAAGCCCCGTCGCCGCGGATGAAGGTGCGGCGGCCGGGGAATTGGATCCCATGGCGGCGCCATCCGATACGCTTTCGCCCGCCCCGGCCGAGGCACCGCGTGAGACAACGCCCACGACCAGCCAGCCGTTCTCGACGGGCCTGTCCATCGATCCGGCGGATCAGCCCGCTCTTACCGAACAGGATCTGCAGCGGTTGTTGGAAGCTCGCGGAATCAATAGCCAAGATCTGGCGCAGCGATTGTTCGAGGAGTTGCGGTTTCCGGTTCGCGAGTACGCGCACCGTCATTCGACGACTGCTTCCCAACGCCAGGATTTTGCCGAAACGCTGTATTGGCAACCTTTGCTGGTCACCGATTCCAAGGGACAGGCTACCATCCGGTTTGATCTGTCGGATTCGATTACTTCATTCCGCGTGCATGCCGACGCCCACGCATCGGGCCGCATCGGCAGCGGCTCGGCGGCCATCGTTTCCAGGATCCCGTTCCAGGTGGAGCCGAAGCTGCCGCTGGCCGTCACGGTGGGCGATCGGATCGATCTGCCGGTGGCCGTCATCAACGCTTCGGATCAGCCACAGACGGCCGCCGTCATGGTCTCGGCGGACAGCGGGCTGCGTGTCGAACGCTCGGCCGCGGTCAAGCAGACGTCGCTCGCCGCTGGACAGCGGACGCGGCTGCATGTTCCGATCTCCGTCGAAGCGTCCGCGGCAGGAAAACGCTTGGGGCTGGACGTCCGCGGCGAAACGAACGGGCCGCGGGCGATCCGCGACGACGTCCGTCGGCAACTATTCGTAGCCGCTGCCGGGTATCCTCAGCGACGATCCACGACGGCCACGGTGTCCGGTTCCTACCGCTTTACGCTGGACTTGCCCGATGATTATGTCGACGGTTCGTTGCAGATCACGCTCCGCGCCTACCCTTCGCCGCTGGCCGATTTAATGGCCGGTGTGGAAAGCGTATTGGCCGAGCCGCATGGTTGTTTCGAGCAAGCTTCGGCGGCCAATTATCCCAACGCATTGGCGTTGCAGTACCTGCAGCAAAACCAGTTGAGCAATCCGCAAGTGATGCAGCGAGCCGAAGGGTTTTTGGATCGCGGATATCAAAAACTGACCAGTTACGAATGCGAACGCCGCGGGTACGAATGGTTCGGGCAAGATCCGGGCCACGAAGCGTTGTCGGCGTTTGGACTGTTGCAGTTCAATGACATGCGAACGGTGATGGATATTGATCTGAACATGATCTCGCGGACCCGCAAATGGTTGATGGCTCGCCGCGATGGTAACGGTGGCTGGAAACGCAACCCGCGGCATCTGCACAGCTGGTCGGTCAGTCAAGACGTTGTGAATGCGTATGTGCTGTGGGCGTTGACTGAAGCCGATGCGGCGGTGGGCAATGTTCGCGCCACATCCAGGGAACTAAACGACGAACTGACGCGACTGGAATCCGTCGCCATGGCGACCGACGACGCTTACCTTTTGGCGTTGTCGGCAGCCGCGCTTGCCAACGTGAATCGCGACGAGGCGGCCAGCCGTTTGTTGGAAAAACTGGTTGTGCAGCAAGCCGAGGACGGTAGTCTTCGCGGCCGCACGTCGGTGACGCAAAGCGGCGGGAAATCGCTGCAAGTCGAAACCACGGCGCTGGCCGTAATCGCTTGGAGCAAGACCGGGGGCTTCCAAGAGCCACGTCAACGAGCTGCCGCGTGGTTGGTTGACAGTCGCGACGGACGCGGCGGCTTTGGTTCGACGCAGGCCACCGTGTTGGCGCTTAAAGCTCTGCTGGCATTTGGCAATTCGGCGACGCCGCGAGGAGGACGATTGGTCGTGCTGGCCGATGGCAATCCGATCGCCGAAGCCGCTTTGCCCGAGGATGCGGCCGACGGAGCGATGATCGAAATCACCGGGTTGGCCGAACGATTGATCGACGCTGACATCGATCCACGGCAGGCGACGCTCGAGCTGCGCGTCGACGACGGCGTTCGCTTGCCCTGTTCGCTGGACGTGGCCTTCCATGCCAGCGTGCCGGAAAGTCACCCGGAGACGGCTTTGCAACTGGACGTGCACCTGGCCGAAACCGACGGCGTGGCGGCCGGCAGTATCGTTCAGGTCGACGCCACCGTGAAGAACGTGACGCCGTCCGGGGTGCCGATGAGCGTCGCGGTGATCGGCTTGCCCGGCGGCGTGGAACCACGCACCGAGGAACTGGACGAGCTGCGCAGCGAAGGCGTGTTTGACTACTACGAGCTGCGGCCCCGTGAAGTCATCCTGTACTGGCGAACGATCGCGCCGGAGGAAGCCAAGGTGGTGCGCTTTCACGTCACCGCCGAGATCCCCGGTCGCTACACCGCGCCGCCCTCGAGGGCGTACCTGTACTACACTGCCGAGCAAGTGCACTGGACGCCGCCGCTGGAGATCGAGATCCAGGCGGGGGAGTCTTGAGATTCGAGATTCGAGATTCGAGATTCGAGATTCGAGATTCGAGATTCGAGATTTGAGATTTGAGATTTGAGATTTGAGATTTGAGATTTGAGATTTGAGATTTGAGATTTGAGATTTGAGATTTGAGATTTGAGATTTGAGATTTGAGATTTGAGATTTGAGATTTGAGATTTGAGATTTGAGATTTGAGATTTGAGATTTGAGATTTGTCTCCTTGTCTCCTTGTCTCCTCACTCCTCACTCCTCACTCCTCCCTCCTCCCTCCTCCCTCCTCCCTCCTCACTCCTCACTCCTCACTCCTCACTCCTCACTTGCTAGCATTCCTGGTTTGAGGATTATCCGGATTCTTCCGGAAAACCCGCAAGACCCCTCTAGTTTCACACGATATAGAGAACCATCGGCGCGAGCTTTTGGCTTGTTCCGCCTGTAGACGTGTCGACCCCAAGGAAGGATGTCGGATGACGACCCCAATACGATTGAAGACCACCCGCACACTACTGGGAAT from Roseimaritima ulvae includes these protein-coding regions:
- a CDS encoding MG2 domain-containing protein, which produces MNELQQDLLEMHYGLLDDAEAARLQHRIHTEPEVAALWAETIQMAGKFADAARLTGLPTPAADDAELDQMVAAAKRSEANPDADIRSASSPAASSPAASPAAEETIAESPTAASPAGTTASGSAARRSRLFGVRSFLLAASILLAVCGVRFWNQLPPRPATAMVLEADRIAGVEAEGKNEFRVATRAATPSTGLVGSASLPLTPASLTFSIYSQGALIFQQQQKSTGEATFQVPDDLLLPRGAQLRVEAEQPDGASSQISLPLRATRCLTYLSTDRPVYRPGETIFFRSLTLQRQTFLGEYTLPIRFQLLDPSSALVPGTTIEGVTDRGVGNGAITLPADIAGGSYTLVATSLNGVFPEERKAIEVRPYRVPRFTRTIQLDQRSYGSGDQVMADAVIRRAEGEPLAGAQVTATAVVDQQTIVSERLTTDEQGRCSVSFSLPTHIRVGVGYLSFVVDDGGTQETFTETIPIQTDRVQLEFYPEGGYLVEGVRNRVYFSARNTLGQPVHVEGEIMTRGGRQVTRLATTRDGMGRFEFVPEPGQRYVAKLSKPLDVSADARFPAVVANRPVLDTGSGVFAAGAPLDLVLRTTQAMKVRVQAACRGALVGESEAAIEPGSQTLRVPVSDATQGVVRVTLFDADTKQPLAERLVYRRSDRDLKVQVLPADAKRSHVPGQPLRLTLQVTDEADQPVAAVLGVSVVDQAALSLQTTETPTLKTHFLLTSEVEKPEDLEHANFYLEDSLEAAESLDLLLGTQGWRRFVYNDAVPDTETLEATLQRLLALDGSEPAITQRRSNHTVIQEQWDVYRTSLDRAWTELLTELRWLLLPLFLIWTLLAWVRSRSRSVGASAACLLLALSTSAWLVGCGVQQPATDAVMQDVAEAPTAGRAESSTEATPPLEMEPSAAMESPVAADEGAAAGELDPMAAPSDTLSPAPAEAPRETTPTTSQPFSTGLSIDPADQPALTEQDLQRLLEARGINSQDLAQRLFEELRFPVREYAHRHSTTASQRQDFAETLYWQPLLVTDSKGQATIRFDLSDSITSFRVHADAHASGRIGSGSAAIVSRIPFQVEPKLPLAVTVGDRIDLPVAVINASDQPQTAAVMVSADSGLRVERSAAVKQTSLAAGQRTRLHVPISVEASAAGKRLGLDVRGETNGPRAIRDDVRRQLFVAAAGYPQRRSTTATVSGSYRFTLDLPDDYVDGSLQITLRAYPSPLADLMAGVESVLAEPHGCFEQASAANYPNALALQYLQQNQLSNPQVMQRAEGFLDRGYQKLTSYECERRGYEWFGQDPGHEALSAFGLLQFNDMRTVMDIDLNMISRTRKWLMARRDGNGGWKRNPRHLHSWSVSQDVVNAYVLWALTEADAAVGNVRATSRELNDELTRLESVAMATDDAYLLALSAAALANVNRDEAASRLLEKLVVQQAEDGSLRGRTSVTQSGGKSLQVETTALAVIAWSKTGGFQEPRQRAAAWLVDSRDGRGGFGSTQATVLALKALLAFGNSATPRGGRLVVLADGNPIAEAALPEDAADGAMIEITGLAERLIDADIDPRQATLELRVDDGVRLPCSLDVAFHASVPESHPETALQLDVHLAETDGVAAGSIVQVDATVKNVTPSGVPMSVAVIGLPGGVEPRTEELDELRSEGVFDYYELRPREVILYWRTIAPEEAKVVRFHVTAEIPGRYTAPPSRAYLYYTAEQVHWTPPLEIEIQAGES